In Erythrolamprus reginae isolate rEryReg1 unplaced genomic scaffold, rEryReg1.hap1 scaffold_250, whole genome shotgun sequence, a genomic segment contains:
- the LOC139156049 gene encoding low-density lipoprotein receptor-related protein 8-like, with amino-acid sequence MYWCEIGVESIIKKAGMEGSNKEVIIDNGLGWPTSLAIDFLSWRIFWSDDKFHSIGSASLDGSDMKIFQMNEIHSPFSVSVFEDYIFWSDMQTRIVQKIDKRTAKNRTVLLKSHGQPYGLKVMHEVLQAPAPNPCVEVGCSYMCLLSPSKKGSCHCPPESVLSSDGKTCIPLKESAFMLLDGQTDVTQVSPGAAIAMSFSVVIPMSITLWSAMGNPTAKMEWMKATIVPCHVKNCVLTFVTSLLMGLNVLAMRGSS; translated from the exons ATGTACTGGTGTGAAATAGGCGTTGAATCCATAATCAAGAAAGCAGGGATGGAGGGAAGTAATAAAGAAGTGATAATTGATAATGGACTTGGTTGGCCCACAAGCCTAGCCATTGATTTCTTGAGCTGGAGAATTTTCTGGTCTGATGACAAGTTTCACTCCATTGGCTCAGCCTCTTTGGATGGTAGCGATATGAAG ATATTTCAGATGAATGAGATACATAGTCCTTTCTCAGTGAGTGTGTTTGAAGACTACATCTTTTGGTCTGACATGCAAACAAGGATAGTACAGAAGATAGACAAAAGGACAGCCAAAAATAGAACAGTTCTCCTAAAGAGTCATGGACAACCATATGGATTAAAG GTGATGCATGAAGTTCTGCAGGCACCAGCCCCTAACCCATGTGTAGAAGTTGGATGTTCGTATATGTGCCTCTTAAGCCCCAGCAAAAAAGGAAGCTGCCATTGCCCGCCTGAATCTGTACTATCAAGTGATGGAAAGACCTGCATTCCATTAAAGGAGTCAGCATTCATGTTATTGGATGGCCAGACAGATGTTACACAG GTAAGCCCTGGAGCTGCCATAGCTATGAGTTTCAGTGTGGTGATACCTATGTCAATTACACTTTGGTCTGCAATGGGAAACCCGACTGCCAAGATGGAATGGATGAAGGCAACCATTGTGCCGTGCCATGTCAAAAACTGTGTGCTCACATTTGTTACAAGTCTCCTCATGGGCCT CAATGTGCTTGCAATGAGGGGTTCATCTTAA